One Methylocystis iwaonis genomic window, AGAGGATGATCAGCGCGGCCAGCAACGCCGCCGCCGCCCAGGCGCCGGCGCGGTAGCGGGTGAGCTTTATGCTGCGCGTGTCGTCGCGCAGCAACGCCGCGACCGGGACTTCATGCGCGCGTCCCAGCGGAACGAGCGCGAAGATCAGCGTCACGAGCAGCCCATAAAGCGCGCCGAAAGACGCGCCGCGCAGATCGAGAGACGCCGATACGGGCAGCTCGGCAAGCTGCTTCAATGTCTCCGCCGCGGCGACAGGAATAACGGCGCCCACTGCAAGGCCGAGCAGGATCGCGAAAACCGCCGCGGCCAGCACCTGCGCGAGCGCGATGACGAAGACATGCGAGCCCGTCGCGCCCAACGCCTTCAGAACGGCGAATTGCATGCGCTTGCGCTCGACGAAGCCCTGCACGGCGTTGGCGACGCCGGCGCCGCCCGCGACCAGCGCCGTCAGCGCGACCAGCGTCAGCAATTGGGTGAAGCGATCGAGGTTGCGCGAGAATTGCGGCGAGACCGCGTCGCGCGTGCGCAAATCCCAGCCTGCCTGCGGAAAAGCGGCGTCGGCGGCTTTGGCGAAGGCTTTCACCTCCTCGTCGCTGGCGTTACCGTTCAGCGTAATGCGCGTGGCGTTGCGCACCACAGAGCCCGGCGACACGAGCCCCGCGGCGACAAGCGCTTTGCGCGTCATCATCACGCGCGGGCCGAAGCCGACGCCGCCCGCGAGCTTATCGGGCTCGCTCATGAGCTGCGCGCGTAATCTCATCCGACTATTGCCGATCAAGAGCGTGTCGCCGAGCTTCACGTCGAGCCGCGCCAGCAGGATCGGATCGACGGCGATTCCATCGACGCCGTCTTTCTCCGCCAGCGCCTCGGCGAGCGAGACGGCGGGATCGAGCGCGACCGCGCCGAAGGCGGGATAGGTCGCGGGATCGACGGCTTTGATCTCGATCATCGCCGCCTCGCCGTCGTCGCGCCGGGCCATGGCGCGCATCAGCGAGATTTCCGAGAGGCGCCCGCGCGCCTGGAAAAACGCTTGCTGTTCGGGCGTCAGCTCCCGCGCGGTAACGCTGAAGGAGGCGTCGCCGCCGAGAATGGTGCGGCCCTCGCGAGCGAGGCCCTGAGAGAGCGAACGCGACAAGCCCGAGACGCCCGAGATCGCGGCGACGCCGATGACGATGCAGGCGAAGAAGATCGAAAAGCCGCGCGGATCGCCGAGGAGATCGCGCAGCGCAAAGCGCAGGCCGAAGGGGAGGGAGCGAAAGCGCGCGCCGGCCATCAGTTTTCGTCCGTCTCGATGCGCCCCGAGCGCAGTCGCACGCGCCGTCCGCAGCGCGCGGCGAGGGTGGCGTCATGGGTGACGAGCACCAGCGTCGCGGCCCGGCGCTTCTGCTGGGCGAAGATGAGGTCGATCACGGAAGCGCCGGTCTCAGAGTCCAGATTGCCGGTCGGCTCGTCGGCCGCCAGAATCAGCGGGTCGGGGGCGAGCGCGCGGGCAAGCGCGACACGCTGCTGTTCGCCGCCGGAAAGCTGAGTCGGATAGTGGGAGAGGCGATGGCCGAGCCCGACGGCCACGAGCTCCGCCTCGGCGACCGCGAAGGCGTCGGGCTTGCCCGCAAGCTCCAGCGGCACAGCGACGTTCTCGAGCGCCGTCATGGTCGGAATGAGCTGGAAAGACTGGAAGACGACCCCTATCTTTTGACCACGGAAGCGCGCCAGCGCGTCTTCCGAGAGGGCGCCCAGATCGGCTCCGTCGATCCTGACGGCGCCGGAGTCGGGCCGCTCCAGCCCGGCGAGGGTCATGAGCAGCGTGGATTTTCCCGACCCGGAGGGGCCCAGAAGACTCACAGTTTCGCCATGGGCTATGTTCAAGCTGACGCCCTTGAGGACATGGACCCGCGCGGCGCCTTCGCCCAGCGTGAGATGGACGTCTGCGAGTTCGATAACTGGTTGCACGGAGAGACGATCCTTGAACGACGCGCCGCTTCAGACGCATTTTGCTTCGCCCTTATATCGCCTCTTCGGGGGCTGGCTCCAAATCTTGAGCGTTTCCATGGCGTTGTTTTCGGGTGGCGCCGAGGCGGCGCAAAAGCGGGTTCTGGCTTTCGGCGACAGCCTGACCGCGGGCTTCGGGCTGCCGGCCGGGGATTCGCTGCCCTCCCAGTTGAAAAAGCGTCTACAGGCGGACGGCTACGACGTGGACGTCATTAACGCCGGCGTTTCCGGCGACACGACCGCCACCGGCCTCGCGCGCCTCGACTACACCTTGTCCGACGGCCATGTGGACGTTGCGATTCTGGAGCTCGGCGCCAATGACATGCTGCGCGGCTCATCCCCCCAGGAAGCGCGGGACAATCTTTCGACGATCATCGAAAGTTTTCAGTCGAAAGGCGTCACTGTCATTTTAGCGGCCATGGTCTCCAGCAACAATTGGGGGCAAGCTTACCGCCAGGAATTCGATTCGATCTATCCCGACCTCGCCGCCAAATATGGAGTGACGATGGTTCCGTTTTTCATGGAAGGGGTCTGGGGCGAGCCCAAGCTGTTGCTCGGCGACGGCCTGCATCCGAACCCGGCGGGCGTCGCCAAGGTCGTGACGAAAATAGCCCCTTATGTCGAAAAGGTTCTCGCGTCTCCGGACGGGAAGGCCCAGTCGCGCGCGCAATAGCGCGGGATGTTCAACAGCATAGAGGAGGAGCACATGCCTAGACTTTTCACGGCCCTGGAAGTTCCTCCCCATATTGCGGAAAGCCTGGCGCGGCTGCGCGGGGGCGTCGCTGGCGCGCGCTGGATCGACGTCGAGAACTACCACATCACGCTGCGCTTTCTGGGCGACGTCGACGACCGCTTCGCCCATGACGCCGCGAATGCCCTCTCCTTTATCCAGCGTCCCGAAGTCGAGGTGACGATCGATCAGCTCGCTTCTTTCGGCGGCGACAAGCCGCGCGCCATCGTAGCGCGCGTGCGGCCGGACCCGGCGGTATTGGAGATGCAGGCGGAGCAGGAGAGGCTGATGCGGCGCCTCGGCGCGCCGCCGGAGCCGCGCAAGTTTTCGCCGCATGTGACGCTGGCGCGGCTGCGCGGGTCGAATTCAGCGTCTGTTGCGGCCTATCTCGGGGCGCGCGGCTATTTCCCGCCACTGCGGTTCACAGCCGATCGCTTCGTGCTCTACTCGTCGCGGGATTCGGTGGGCGGCGGACCCTATGTCGTCGAGGCGGAGTATCCGCTCTATGAGGCGCGACCGGCGCTGACGGGAACGGTAGGGTTATAGGCAAGCAAATAGAGAAACGGGCGTTCCGGGCGGATCGGTTCCTGGAACGCCCTTTTGCACGCGCTTATTGCACCATGCGCGCGGTCGAGCCCGTGTTGCCCGTGATATTTGCCGAGTCGGGTGAAATCCACGCGGGGACCCAGGTCATCGCGACAATGACGAAGGCGACAAATCCGGCGATGTAGATCAGGACTTTTCCGACTTCGCCGGTATGGACGTTAACAGCCATGTTTCCCTCCCTTTAGTTGATTGTTTGCGAATTCCGCCTGTCGACGAGGGAGCGACGGCCGGCTCCCAAGGCCTCGCGGGAGGCCGGCCGTCGCTCGCCAACAAGGCAACAGGGGGAACGCCGTCTCGTTGACGCCAGCAGGTTGAGCGAGAAAACTTCCAAGCAAAAGGACCACAGACGCACAAACAGATGGGCAATTTATTTGGATCTATCAGATTTATACTGGCTGGATTCAAGACAAGAGCTGGTCTTACGAAAGTGGAGGGATGTGGCTGGGCCTTGCGCCGGTCGCGGCGCCGCCGGACATTCATTCGCCTCTGCGCATTCCCAACCCCGGCAAAATGCCCTAATCAGGCGCCATGTCGCCTCATCAGCCGTCGCCGCGGCCTTCTGCGCCGCTCCTTTTCGTCAACGCCCGCTTGATCGACCCCGCCGCGGGGAGCGAGACGCGCGGCGGGCTGCTCGCCGTGGATGGCCGCATCGCCGATCTCGGGCCGACGTTGACCGCGCAAAACGCCCCCG contains:
- a CDS encoding ABC transporter ATP-binding protein; its protein translation is MQPVIELADVHLTLGEGAARVHVLKGVSLNIAHGETVSLLGPSGSGKSTLLMTLAGLERPDSGAVRIDGADLGALSEDALARFRGQKIGVVFQSFQLIPTMTALENVAVPLELAGKPDAFAVAEAELVAVGLGHRLSHYPTQLSGGEQQRVALARALAPDPLILAADEPTGNLDSETGASVIDLIFAQQKRRAATLVLVTHDATLAARCGRRVRLRSGRIETDEN
- a CDS encoding arylesterase: MNDAPLQTHFASPLYRLFGGWLQILSVSMALFSGGAEAAQKRVLAFGDSLTAGFGLPAGDSLPSQLKKRLQADGYDVDVINAGVSGDTTATGLARLDYTLSDGHVDVAILELGANDMLRGSSPQEARDNLSTIIESFQSKGVTVILAAMVSSNNWGQAYRQEFDSIYPDLAAKYGVTMVPFFMEGVWGEPKLLLGDGLHPNPAGVAKVVTKIAPYVEKVLASPDGKAQSRAQ
- the thpR gene encoding RNA 2',3'-cyclic phosphodiesterase codes for the protein MPRLFTALEVPPHIAESLARLRGGVAGARWIDVENYHITLRFLGDVDDRFAHDAANALSFIQRPEVEVTIDQLASFGGDKPRAIVARVRPDPAVLEMQAEQERLMRRLGAPPEPRKFSPHVTLARLRGSNSASVAAYLGARGYFPPLRFTADRFVLYSSRDSVGGGPYVVEAEYPLYEARPALTGTVGL